From the Manis javanica isolate MJ-LG chromosome 13, MJ_LKY, whole genome shotgun sequence genome, one window contains:
- the CFD gene encoding complement factor D, producing MRDHPTHLAALILLGAALSAAQPRGRILGGREAVSHARPYMASVQVDGKHVCGGFLVAEQWVLSAAHCLEDVADGKVQVLLGAHSLTRPEPSKRLYDVLRAVPHPDSRPETIDHDLLLLQLSEKAALGPAVQPLPWQRVNRDVPGGTLCDVAGWGVTNHRGSRPDRLQHLSLPVIDRATCNLRRFHDGTVSERMMCAESDRRRDSCKGDSGGPLVCGGVAEGVVTSGSRVCGNSKKPGIYTRVASYAAWIDRVMAGGTAA from the exons ATGAGGGATCACCCCACGCACCTGGCAGCTCTGATCCTCCTAGGAGCCGCCCTGAGTG CGGCGCAGCCTCGTGGGCGGATCCTGGGCGGCCGCGAGGCCGTGTCCCACGCGCGGCCCTACATGGCGTCCGTGCAGGTGGACGGCAAGCACGTGTGCGGAGGCTTCCTGGTGGCGGAGCAGTGGGTGCTGAGCGCCGCACACTGCCTGGAGGACGT GGCCGACGGGAAAGTGCAGGTGCTGCTGGGCGCGCACTCCCTGACGCGGCCAGAGCCCTCCAAGCGCCTGTACGACGTGCTCCGCGCGGTGCCCCACCCGGACAGCCGGCCGGAAACCATTGACCACGACCTCCTCCTACTGCAG ctgtccGAGAAGGCCGCGCTGGGCCCCGCCGTGCAGCCCCTACCCTGGCAGCGGGTGAACCGCGATGTGCCAGGCGGCACGCTCTGCGACGTGGCCGGCTGGGGCGTGACCAACCACAGGGGCAGCCGGCCAGACCGTCTGCAGCACCTGTCCCTGCCGGTGATTGACCGCGCCACCTGCAACCTGCGCCGGTTTCACGACGGCACCGTCAGCGAACGCATGATGTGCGCCGAGAGCGACCGCCGCCGGGACAGCTGCAAG GGGGACTCCGGGGGTCCGCTGGTGTGCGGCGGCGTGGCCGAGGGTGTGGTGACGTCGGGCTCTCGCGTTTGCGGCAACAGCAAGAAGCCGGGCATCTACACGCGCGTGGCGAGCTATGCGGCCTGGATCGACCGTGTGATGGCAGGGGGCACGGCCGCCTGA
- the LOC108395534 gene encoding neutrophil elastase-like, whose protein sequence is MTWSHRPPTPALAPILLAMLLGGSALATEIVGGREAQPHAWPFMVSLQLRGGHFCGATLIAPRFIMSAAHCVDGQNFRSVVAVLGAHDLGQRESTRQAFAIERVFENGFDPSRLTDDIVILQLNGSATINANVRVARLPAQNQGVGSGVRCLAMGWGQLGNDRPPPRILQELNVTVVTVLCRETNVCTLVPRRQAGICFGDSGGPLVCNGLIQGIDSFIRGGCGSGFYPDAFAPVAQYANWINSIIRRHGDRPPMHPRDPASRIR, encoded by the exons GCTCTGCGCTGGCCACAGAGATTGTGGGCGGCCGGGAGGCCCAGCCGCACGCATGGCCCTTCATGGTGTCCCTGCAGCTGCGTGGAGGCCACTTCTGTGGCGCAACACTGATCGCCCCGAGGTTCATCATGTCAGCCGCACACTGCGTGGATGGCCA AAACTTCCGGTCGGTGGTGGCGGTGCTGGGGGCTCACGACCTGGGGCAGCGCGAGTCCACTCGGCAGGCATTCGCCATCGAGCGGGTCTTTGAAAACGGCTTCGACCCCTCGAGGCTGACAGACGACATCGTGATTCTCCAG CTCAACGGGTCAGCCACCATCAATGCCAACGTGCGGGTGGCCCGGCTGCCAGCCCAGAATCAAGGAGTGGGAAGCGGGGTGCGGTGCCTGGCCATGGGCTGGGGCCAGCTGGGCAATGACCGGCCACCGCCCAGAATCCTGCAGGAGCTCAACGTGACGGTGGTGACCGTCCTTTGCCGTGAAACGAATGTGTGCACCCTGGTGCCGCGCCGGCAGGCTGGCATCTGTTTC GGGGACTCCGGAGGGCCTCTGGTCTGCAACGGGCTGATCCAGGGCATTGACTCCTTCATCCGGGGAGGCTGCGGCTCCGGGTTCTACCCAGACGCCTTTGCTCCTGTCGCTCAGTATGCAAACTGGATCAACTCCATCATTCGCCGCCACGGTGACCGGCCTCCAATGCATCCCAGGGACCCCGCTAGCAGGATCCGCTGA